The DNA window TAAGCGAACTGCCtttatttaacaaatttaataaagcgtattttaaatattgaagcgtcaaaaaaaaaaaaaaataataagcatATTCAAGTTtgcacaaatataaatataccaaAGTACATAAGTCAGGTATGCCCACATGCAAGTACATATgttatgcacatatatatatatatatatatatatatatatatatatatatatatatatatatgtacatatatttatgtaaatatatgcatgtaaatGTATGCCTATTTACGAGAACTTATGGTAAGAACCAATAAAAAAACCTATCAGAGCAAAACGAATGAATGACTGACTTCaaacataaaaagaaaaaaaaatatacttttgcAAATACTATCATGTGTAGGAGGTGTTGGGATTATTAGGTGTAATATTAATGGTATAATTAGAACAATCCTCTTTTTTGtctgttctttttttttttattttgtctattttttttttgaaaagtcAACAAAATTAATCCAGAGGtgtaaacatttattttggCTATAAGTCAAAATGCCAAGAGCACGGTCATTTGGCAGTACATGTTGTTATTATGATGATAATACGAATAAACACTCATTTTTGAAAAGTAAAAGGAGTGAGAATGCCATAAACATAAAGCGTGAAATAGAACAGTGTGAGAAGGAACATGTAAGCTTTAGGAAAGAAATTAGTAAATTCATAGATAGTATAAAGAAGGAAAATAGATCAAATATGGCGAATACGCCAAATGAGGCAAATACTCCAAATAAGGCAAAAGAGTCAATTAACACTAATGATAAGAGCTCCGACGGGACGGGAAGGAATAATGGACACTTGACTAACTCCagtaaaaagaatttttttctattttataaaaataaattaaatagatTTCAAAAAGATAATAGTAAATCTaaagaaaacaaaagtaaaattCCATTAACAGCAAATAAGGAGgaattgttaaaaaatgCAGAAAACCTTACCCTTCTGCACGATGAAAACGTTTCTATTGTAAAgggaaatacaaaaattcatatgctttataaaaataataaaatattaacccctataatttttagtttaaatgaaaagagaGAAGCAGGAAACAGCAGCGAAACAGAGACATCAagtttatataagaaaaaattaaaaatagataGTGGGTTAAGTACAAACGAATTTTGCGAGAGTACTTGTCTTAATAGCAATATTGATCTTTTCgataaaaaaggatatgataataattataccTTAAAAGAAGATGAAGAAATGTGTAGTAAAGTAAATAAGAAATCATATGAACAagtaaagaataaaaatgaaaagataaataaaaaattaagaaaaaaggatTCAATTGATTCAACAACAATTATtgacatttttataaaaaatattgaagaaGACGAATGTCAAagtagagaaaaaaaaaaaaaaaaaaatacagatagaaaaaatattgatttTTCATCGATGTTCTCACTATACAATTATAACAACTATGATTCTTATTTGTTAGACTctgaaaattttgaaaactataaaatgataacaagcaaaaataaagatgATTTTGCCGATAATGATGTACAAAACATACTATTTGAGTATGAAAAGCTAGTTAAAGGTAATAGAAAAATTCTTGTATTActattttgcatatttaataaactaaaaataattgataGCTGTAAAGATGTCaatagaaaaattgaaaaaggaataagaatatacatacatgaagtaaaaaatattgtaaaaaattatgaagaattTTTCACAAATcaggataataaaaatacacagaaattgcattattattttaaaagaaacgaaatagtgttattaaaaaatatactgcTTTGTATTATCGATCTTATGTCTAAAATCAAGTATGAATGCagagtttttaaaaaagaggTACAAAAGGAAATTCGCCAAGTGGAAGAGGTTATTTATAATGCAAATTTGATATAAAGATTACGTCATCTTGTTATAATCGAGTTGAACCGTTCAACTGTTTTACAACTTCTgtaacaagaaaaaaaaaaaaaaaattaaccaTACTTTACAGGTGCGGAAGagcataaaaatttaagtgAGATATTCCAGCGTTTCATAAACATTGATCATTAttgttttacatttttataattcaaaatttttaatttttttttacacacTGGATAAAAGTTTTAGTAAAccacttttttattaataatactcGTAACCGGATGTCGTGTCTGATTTGGTTGCTCAGCTGTTCGAGTGTAAATGTGTAAATAAACATAAGCACATACTTATAAATACCCAAGTGAACTAATGagctatttttaatttaccgCAAATATGTTCGATTAGTCCACTTCAACGTTCCAACACTTGCAAACACAagttttatgataaaaaaattatctttacttggtatattatattatattttattatatcatattattttattctattttttacgtATGTGCATTCTTTCTCAGAGAGCTAGTATGAAGaataatagtataaataagaaaacacTTAAATGTGAGTACGCTGTAGACGGAAAAACATCCTCTTGATGTACGAATaacatttttgtataatcaatgcatatgattttttaaaacaaacaaaatacAAACAGGTAAAATAAGCACAATATTAtgtgttttaatatatggctaataatttcaaaaaaaaaaaaaaaaaattttaattattgtcccatatatataaaaaaaaaaaaaaaaaaaaagaacagaaaagataaagaaaacGAGAAAggggaaaatatataaaaaagaaaaagaataaacatTATAAATTCCGCATTATACACTGTACATTAAACGTTAAAACAAAACGAAAAATTACAGAGAGAAATGCTCATGTAAGAATAACGTGGTAGCACAATAAAAAGGGAAGGAGGAGTTGGCTAACtactaattaaaattattttaatatatatggctTATAAGAAAATGCACATGAAGTAAGTGTGTGAATATacgaattattatataacactttttttttttttttgtattatatagatttatgtttatttatatttcaaaaaaaaaaaaaaaaaaaaaaaagaaaatatcaAATTGTTCGATGTATTATTCTTCAATaatgcaaaaattttaagttaCGTCATTTCTCCAATTAGCTCTTTTAATTCTTCGTCATCAgactaaaaataaacataaaaatggaGGTATCTCTTTTCCATAATGGACTTATgacaaacaaatatataaccatatatatatgtaaacatagctgtatatacaaatgaaCATATACGTGCggaaatatttgtatacaaAGATATGTATACGCAGATTTGTACACCCAGGTTTACACACCTAGGTTTGCACACCCAGGTTTACACACCCAAGTTTACACACCCAAGTTTACACACCCAAGTTTACACACCCAGGTTTGAGCACATAGATTTGCGCGCATATAATTGTATACGCCAATTCGTACAGACAAAAACGCACTAATTCGCTAATTTGCAAATTGTTGAATTCACAAATTAGCACTTTTgacaaattatttattttacctcTTCGTTGTTTTTTGATACCCTTACTTCTTCACTGCTTTTCACTTGCAAAACTTCCTTGTctgtaaatgaaaaattacgtgtacatttgtaaaatacgttaataatatacgattataaataaaaaaaaaaaaaaaaaaaaaaaaaagtgcagTAGAGAGTTGGTGTTATGAAGAGGGGAGTAGTGTTGTGAGGAGAAGTCCAGAGAGGTGAACAAATTTTCATCCATACCTTTTGGCATTTCTGgtattttattaactttggcacctaataaaaaaaaaaaaaaaattaaataaaatatgtttcatgaataaacaatatatattattgcacAGTAAGTTAAAAGTAAGTTACTGAGTTTTTCTTCCAAGCTTTGTTCCTTTAGTAAATTAAGTTCTTTGTCTATTTCATCCTATGGTAACAGTTACAACAATATCGAAAATAATATTGGAAatgataatgaaataaaaaatgtggTTAACATGTAAATTAGCTACCTCCCTTATGGGCATTTCATTAactcaaaaataaaataaaacaaaatgaaacaaaataaaacaaaatataagcaaaatacgagcaaaataaaagaaaaatataacaaaatataaaaaaataaaaagaaaaagttgctcataattttttttaaagataattACATCATCCACGTTATTTAATAAGTTGAAACTTAGGACTtgatttatttcttcttgAATATCTTTGTTCTCTTGTATAGtgtctataattttttctactttttgAGTATTTctgtaattattaaaaaatatatataaataaaaatttaaaaacaaataataacacagttaatttatatattttccaaaaataaaatcttaTATGATCCATTTTGTCTCAATATAATATGTGGAGGAAAAATGTATCACTAAATACTCTCataaaatcatatatataaataatgtcattcattaatatgctcgtaattttttatttgtttttctcaTATATTGTTTCAATTGTTGTCTACATATATGCCGCTTTGTTTTGAATTTCTTGGTTTTGTTTCTctatacatgcacatatttatttaagtaCACGCTgtgcacacatatacacatgtaataatttgtttatgtACCTATATACGTATCTATATAAGTATccatatacgtatgtatatatgtatgtatataagtatccatatacgtatgtatatatgtatgtatataaatatccatatacgtatttatatatgtatatatgtatccatatatgtatgcgcATAATCACGTATCATGGATAACAAAATGCATAACagaatacaaatatttcttaGTAACATATTTTGCATACATTTcattgttaaattttttgtggGTATTGGCTGCATATGATAACGCATTAACAgcaattttatgtaaatgcATATTTTCTAAGTTTATCATATTGTCTTCTAgagttaatttattatttaggatgttttctatttcttgttcatataatttttttcttttcagtAATATTTTCGCATTGTTCATTTGATTTTGTTCTACTTTCTGCTTTGCTTCAATTTCCAATTGCTAAAAGGATTAACGAGGAAAACAAcaaaatgcataaaatattttcttcattgtACATTCATTgatcaaataaaaaagtaggaaaattttaattagcTTTCaatcaaatattatatatttatatttttttggatGCGCGagaaaaatgtacatattaatGCTAAGATATGCAAGGCATTAgcacattattttattattattattattattattgtaattgttattattgttttcttcttttttatcgttttttcccttatatattttcatgattaccttaatttttttttcgactTGCACCTGCTTCTTTTCTAAAGCATCAATTGCTTCtctgttttttaaaatagctTTGTATACATCATCCTAGGTGAATAAAGGTAAAAGCAAACACAAAAATGATAGTGAAATTTGGAAAATCACAagaacttatatatatatacttgtaaatgtatatatatgtacatatgttcatatatatatatatatatatatatatatatatatacgtatgtttatatatatacgtgtgcatacaaataaaagaagacttacgtttttcttttttttgtcatcAATGCATTCAGaactatttttctttttacagaACCAAAAtctcattttaaaaaaaagaatgaacaATTCTTAGCActacaaaaataatgaatatgtaTTGGGGTTGAAAATGCGAcaggaaattaaaaaagaaaaaaaaaaaaaaaaacatgcaTTAAAAAACTcgtaatttatttctttttcaatcGTTGCAAACAAAACTCTCTagcttttatatataattgttttgagaataaattttatattttattactttcacattttataaataaatacaatagTAATGCGCATGATTTCAGTATGTATgctcattaaaaaaatatttggagTCTTGCATTAGTTTATCGTTACATTCCTTTGCATAAagagtttaaaaaaaaaaaaaaaatttatataaataaaaaaaggcatAATTTTGTAGTAATCTTTGATTTGTTTTGTTATGTTttgttatgttttattttgttttgttatgTTTCGTTATGCTTCGTTATGCTTCGTTATGCTTCGTTATGCTTCGTTATGCTTCGTTATGCTTCGTTATGTTTAGTTATATTTAGTTATGTGtagttatattttgttttccttttttttttccttttttttttaacttttgaACTGTTAAGTAAatgttttgtattttttttacacacTGAATTAAATTTGTTGTGTTtaatagattttttttttttttttgattttttaataattgttATGCTatttacatgtgtatatttttaattttataagtatttttttgttgtaatTTTTCGTTTTAAGTTGAAAGAACTAACTTTTGTTATTTGTACTTTACGTGTACAGGGATCTACTGATGTATccagtatataaatatacctatgtacattttaaaataggGCCTAATAGCAACTTGCATGTTATGGTTATTATAACAAAGGAacatttttagttttttgtAACACCGTATCATTTTATACACTAGATTTAAGAACACCTAGAGTACGGTACGGAGAAAATTATGGAAGTGTTGAAATGGTTCAGCGATTTTAGCTGTTTGAACGATTTGCTATATTATagcataatataatttgaggaacatacacatatatatatgcgtacacatacatatagcACATTTTTAATGTTGCAAAACATTCTTTCTAGTTGAACAATAAGTTGAAACATATtagacttttttttttcgttattaCTTAACAAGTGAACAAgatatattcttaaattatgaaatatatgaaaaagacTTATactcttatttttatattacattttgtaatttaaatCCATACCCTTTAAGACAGCATATATaagaacgaaaaaaaaacaaaaaaaggaaaaagaataaatactacataataatatcttGTAcgagatatataaaaaacgttttgcttttaaaaattaaaatgaactTTAATATTTACAGAATTAATAGGCtttataaaacatacaaatatataatatttttattaacacgTACGGCTATATAGTACtgtgtatgtttatattttcatataatatatcatttgattgcttaatatttttttcctgtcTTTTACTGTAATGCAACCGAACTGTTAAAGCTTTTttattggaaaaaaaaaaaaaaaaaattcactCTATGGTtgttgaaatttttttttttatcaattaaTCATTAAAAGACACAAATGAAGAACAGAAAATTTTTTCGTTTAGTTTATACAGTATTACAGAAAATATACCTTACTACCAATGGCTTATgcctataatatatatgaacataaaaaGCAAAACAGTTTTGTTGTATATCTTTGCAAGCAATATGTGCAGAAAAGAATTcttacaaaaacaaaaaaatacatgttCCGTTATAAAGAACagcataataaatatatatatattaaacaaatttGCGTGTATTTATCGCATACCCCTTTGTGATACATAATTTGCTATTTCATATATcatattgtatattttcaAGCTACATAACTACATAacatagtattttttttatttattctagctaaataaatttaaataaattattgcaGAATTTTAAATTGGCTATTTatgtacaaacatacatattacatatatgattttttttttttttttttccattttttgacctactcatattttttcttgcaGTTGAGCTTTATGTGCCTTAcgaaatgtttatatatacatatatatatatatataaatatacatacaaagagcataaaaaaatataaaaattttaatttttgtatgtatttttacttaaactGCACATGCTACTATAAttctgtaaaaaaaaaaagaaaaactaaaACTACAAATTtgaatgtatttttttcttttaagtGTTCTGCGCAAAAAGgtaaatttttaaacttCCAATTATAACTCAAAATTgaataacaaataaacatatatatatatatatatgtacaagtatttttcgttatatttttttgtgtgcATAATTGATGaggtatttatttaaaaatatattatatgttatatatatgtatatacactaaaatgtatataaaaaaataaatacagaaagtacatgttcataatatattatatatgtacataaaagtatattaaaaaaaaaaaaaatagcactTCTAATTaatgcattaaaaaatttctcatttacaaatacttaaaattaaacaagaaattaataaaatgataatttttaaaaataatattttgttcaattaaaacaatttaaatGGTATTTATACTcatgtataaaaatagagcaatacgcataaaaatatatagtaagtacaaatatatgtttacatataaaaaatatatatattttgtcataacatatatatatatatatatatatatatatatgtatataatatatatatataatatattcgtAAAATGTtactataatattatatgtatattatatatataagtttacatgtatattacatatatattgttatagtatttataatattaatttattgttatatatattttactaatttatatataaaattacatacGCATTAactccaatttttttttttttttttatatgacatgctataaaaagaaaatttaagcAGCAATTTTGCAATTTGCAATTGCAGTtcgcaatttttttttttttttttttttgtcgaCCATCGAgcatgcaaaaaaaaattttaattcattcatatgtacatatatatgtatataaagttataaaaaaaaaaaaaaaaaattcgattaacaatatatatacagaattaaaaaaaaaaaagaattaatgaattattcatttaatttaaaaaaaaaaaatttttaattttaaaaacaaaaaagctaaattgaaaaaatttatagatgaataaaaatattttattcaaaaaataaattatataattttattttaaaaaataaaagaatttttaaatgaataattatcGCATtcgttaaaattttattactcgtataattttatcattttcaaaacttttcttctttcagatataataaatatatatatatatatctaattatatatataataataaaactgaataatattaatataacatttattgtatatatacatatatatatatatagatttataacataataacGTACATTCTtatactgtttttttttttttttttttcaaaaaaattataaaaaaaaagattataacaaaatataaaatatttatcagaTCTGCTGaactttttgtattttttcttcttgaaaaattcttatttaaaaaaaaaaaaaaaattatattttttaatcgTCTTAATTAAAGCTTGATGAACCTCGCTATACAGAATCTTGGTATTAATGACCCCTttacaaatgaaaatattgtcGATAAGGGGAATGGTAAATCCAACACGACGAATTTAATACGTAAGTGCTCCATATATGTTTCTTAGCTTTtctatgtaatataatatatatgtagtttAGTATATTATTGCTTCAGTAGTTATAGTAACTGTATATACGTACttatcaaatatatacatatattattatacatacatatatatatgtataaatatttattgttatatatttatgtatatatataatgtacataaatgtaatatatatatatatatatatatatataatatatatatatacgtacattgCATTGTGGAAGTTTTGAAGCACGCGAAATTTGGCGTTACTGCTTTAATTGCGCATTTTTAAGTATGATTatgagaatttttttttttttatttggaatgtgatttatatgaattttactttataatttgttaagtacaattataatatgtgttatagaaaaaagaaaaatgagtACAAATTGATTAGTGCTTAGTTTGCATCATTTAAAGCCTTTTCACATCGTGTGGTATATGCTAccattttacatatattatatgtgaaACTATTTACATGTTGTAacgatttattttttttt is part of the Plasmodium malariae genome assembly, chromosome: 14 genome and encodes:
- the PmUG01_14076600 gene encoding conserved Plasmodium protein, unknown function is translated as MPRARSFGSTCCYYDDNTNKHSFLKSKRSENAINIKREIEQCEKEHVSFRKEISKFIDSIKKENRSNMANTPNEANTPNKAKESINTNDKSSDGTGRNNGHLTNSSKKNFFLFYKNKLNRFQKDNSKSKENKSKIPLTANKEELLKNAENLTLLHDENVSIVKGNTKIHMLYKNNKILTPIIFSLNEKREAGNSSETETSSLYKKKLKIDSGLSTNEFCESTCLNSNIDLFDKKGYDNNYTLKEDEEMCSKVNKKSYEQVKNKNEKINKKLRKKDSIDSTTIIDIFIKNIEEDECQSREKKKKKNTDRKNIDFSSMFSLYNYNNYDSYLLDSENFENYKMITSKNKDDFADNDVQNILFEYEKLVKGNRKILVLLFCIFNKLKIIDSCKDVNRKIEKGIRIYIHEVKNIVKNYEEFFTNQDNKNTQKLHYYFKRNEIVLLKNILLCIIDLMSKIKYECRVFKKEVQKEIRQVEEVIYNANLI
- the SNF7 gene encoding vacuolar-sorting protein SNF7, putative, with protein sequence MRFWFCKKKNSSECIDDKKKKNDDVYKAILKNREAIDALEKKQVQVEKKIKQLEIEAKQKVEQNQMNNAKILLKRKKLYEQEIENILNNKLTLEDNMINLENMHLHKIAVNALSYAANTHKKFNNEINTQKVEKIIDTIQENKDIQEEINQVLSFNLLNNVDDDEIDKELNLLKEQSLEEKLSAKVNKIPEMPKDKEVLQVKSSEEVRVSKNNEESDDEELKELIGEMT